The Streptobacillus felis genome contains the following window.
TTGAAGGTATTTCTTCAATAACACCTAATTCTTTTAAATTTTTTAATACATGTCTATCTAGTATTGCTAAATATCTTCCATATCCTAAATTCCTTAAAACGTGTGCAGCTTCTTTTAATCCCATTCCTTTAATATTTTCTAATATCCAATCTCTTTTCTCTTTTACACCTTTTATTTCTGCTAATATATTTTTACTGTCTAATTTACCATTTCTTGTCATCAATTCTCTCAACAATATTAAGTATTTTGACTTATTATTTTTAAATCTTACAACATTTAAATAATCTACTATTTCTTCTGCACTCCCATTATATAGTAATCTATTAGATTTTAATTTTTCTATAGCAGACCAAGCATTTTTTGCTTTACTTTGTGGTGTAAGTATACAAAATGCTATTTCTGCAAAATAGTCTTCTTCACTGTAATTAATTGTGTTTGCATAAGCTTTAATAGCACTATCAATATCTTTTTTAATATTTTTATATATTGTGTCTATTTCTTTTTGCTTCTCTAAATTTATATTCATAATACACCTACCTTTACTATA
Protein-coding sequences here:
- a CDS encoding N-glycosylase/DNA lyase gives rise to the protein MNINLEKQKEIDTIYKNIKKDIDSAIKAYANTINYSEEDYFAEIAFCILTPQSKAKNAWSAIEKLKSNRLLYNGSAEEIVDYLNVVRFKNNKSKYLILLRELMTRNGKLDSKNILAEIKGVKEKRDWILENIKGMGLKEAAHVLRNLGYGRYLAILDRHVLKNLKELGVIEEIPSSLTKKKYFEIEDKMEKYSEEVNIPMDALDLVFWYQQAGEVFK